A single window of Onychomys torridus chromosome 8, mOncTor1.1, whole genome shotgun sequence DNA harbors:
- the G3bp1 gene encoding ras GTPase-activating protein-binding protein 1, translating into MVMEKPSPLLVGREFVRQYYTLLNQAPDMLHRFYGKNSSYAHGGLDSNGKPADAVYGQKEIHRKVMSQNFTNCHTKIRHVDAHATLNDGVVVQVMGLLSNNNQALRRFMQTFVLAPEGSVANKFYVHNDIFRYQDEVFGGFVTEPQEESEEEVEEPEERQQTPEVVPDDSGTFYDQTVSNDLEEHLEEPVVEPEPEPEPEPEPEPVPDIQEDKPEPALEEAAPEDVQKSASPAPADVAPAQEDLRTFSWASVTSKNLPPSGAVPVTGTPPHVVKVPPSQPRPESKPESQIPPQRPQRDQRVREQRINIPPQRGPRPIREAGEAGDVEPRRMVRHPDSHQLFIGNLPHEVDKSELKDFFQNYGNVVELRINSGGKLPNFGFVVFDDSEPVQKVLNNRPIMFRGAVRLNVEEKKTRAAREGDRRDNRLRGPGGPRGGPSGGMRGPPRGGMVQKPGFGVGRGIATPRQ; encoded by the exons ATGGTTATGGAGAAGCCTAGTCCCCTGCTGGTCGGGCGGGAGTTTGTGCGACAGTACTACACCCTGCTGAACCAGGCCCCGGACATGCTGCACAG ATTTTATGGAAAGAACTCTTCCTATGCCCACGGGGGCTTGGATTCCAATGGGAAGCCAGCGGATGCAGTCTACGGGCAGAAG GAAATCCACAGGAAAGTGATGTCACAAAACTTCACCAACTGCCATACCAAGATCCGCCACGTGGATGCTCATGCCACTCTGAACGACGGGGTGGTGGTCCAGGTGATGGGGCTACTGTCCAACAATAACCAGGCTCTGCGGAGGTTCATGCAGACCTTTGTCCTTGCTCCTGAG GGATCTGTTGCCAACAAATTCTATGTGCACAACGACATCTTCAGATACCAAGATGAGGTCTTTGGTGGCTTTGTCACCGAACCTCAGGAGG AATCtgaggaagaagtagaagaaCCTGAAGAAAGACAGCAGACACCTGAGGTGGTGCCTGATgattctggaactttctatgatCAGACTGTCAG CAATGACTTGGAGGAGCATTTAGAGGAACCTGTTGTGGAGCCGGAGCCAGAACCGGAGCCGGAGCCAGAACCGGAACCTGTGCCTGACATCCAAGAGGACAAGCCTGAGCCTGCATTGGAGGAAGCTGCTCCGGAGGATGTGCAAAAGAGCGCTTCCCCGGCCCCAGCAGATGTCGCCCCAGCACAGGAGGACTTGAGG ACGTTTTCTTGGGCATCTGTGACTAGTAAGAACCTTCCTCCCAGTGGGGCTGTTCCAGTGACGGGGACACCACCTCATGTGGTAAAAGTGCCGCCTTCACAG CCCCGTCCAGAATCTAAGCCTGAATCTCAGATTCCACCACAAAGGCCTCAGAGAGATCAGAGAGTTCGAGAGCAACGGATCAATATCCCTCCTCAGAGGGGACCCCGGCCAA TCCGTGAGGCTGGTGAAGCAGGAGATGTGGAGCCTCGGAGGATGGTGAGGCACCCCGACAGTCACCAGCTCTTCATTGGGAACCTGCCACATGAGGTTGACAAGTCGGAACTGAAGGACTTTTTCCAAA ATTATGGGAACGTGGTGGAGCTGCGCATTAACAGTGGTGGGAAGTTACCCAACTTCGGTTTTGTTGTGTTTGATGATTCTGAGCCTGTTCAAAAGGTCCTTAACAATAGG CCCATCATGTTCCGAGGTGCGGTCCGTCTGAACGTGGAAGAGAAGAAGACCCGAGCTGCCAGGGAAGGAGACCGCAGGGATAACCGCCTTCGGGGACCCGGAGGCCCCCGTGGTGGGCCGAGTGGTGGGATGAGAGGCCCTCCCCGAGGAGGCATGGTGCAGAAACCAGGCTTTGGTGTGGGCAGGGGGATTGCAACTCCAAGGCAGTGA